From the Theobroma cacao cultivar B97-61/B2 chromosome 2, Criollo_cocoa_genome_V2, whole genome shotgun sequence genome, one window contains:
- the LOC18609055 gene encoding protein ROOT PRIMORDIUM DEFECTIVE 1, producing the protein MRIQTFKSLLKQLNPCQIIGIRSKTSSAQYVASRARDPTFEKLMDKYKSLLKVIAIQDLILANPTNNPPSVSLDFLSRLSQNLHLNRGAVSFLRKYPHIFHIFYDPNKSQPFCRLTDAAIDISRQEADAISSSLIVAVDRLVRLLSMSTTKSLPLRAVFKVWRELGLPDDFEDSVIARNSHLFRLSDADEPNTHILKLVDEMHDKSFVASVENWRVMECCKEDCSVDRTEIQYGFKHGYPPGMRLSKVFKAKVKEWQRLPYVGPYEEIGEKKRTKTGIMGLEKRAVAIVHEFLSLTVERMVEVETISHFRKSFAIDLNIRDLFLDHPGIFYLSTKGKRHTVFLREAYERGHLIDPNPVYNMRRKLLDLVMLGRRGMLNNASTSVEIWQTKKPCLQDGSRE; encoded by the coding sequence ATGCGAATCCAGACCTTTAAATCGTTATTAAAGCAACTAAATCCATGCCAAATCATTGGTATTCGATCCAAAACATCCTCTGCCCAGTATGTGGCATCGAGAGCTAGAGACCCTACATTTGAGAAGCTAATGGACAAGTACAAAAGCCTTCTCAAAGTCATTGCAATACAAGACCTTATCCTTGCAAATCCCACTAATAACCCTCCTTCTGTCTCCCTTGATTTTCTATCCAGGCTCTCCCAAAATCTCCATCTAAACCGTGGAGCTGTCTCTTTTCTCCGTAAGTACCCTCATATTTTCCACATTTTCTATGATCCCAATAAGTCCCAGCCGTTCTGTAGATTGACTGATGCTGCTATTGATATTTCCCGCCAAGAGGCAGATGCTATCAGCTCTTCTTTAATTGTTGCTGTTGACCGCTTAGTTAGGCTTTTGTCTATGTCGACAACTAAATCATTGCCTCTCCGGGCAGTTTTTAAAGTTTGGAGGGAACTTGGGCTGCCAGATGACTTTGAGGACTCGGTGATAGCTAGGAACTCGCACTTATTTAGGCTCTCTGATGCAGATGAACCTAATACTCATATCTTGAAACTGGTTGATGAAATGCATGATAAAAGTTTTGTGGCCTCTGTTGAGAATTGGCGAGTTATGGAATGTTGTAAGGAGGACTGCAGTGTTGATAGAACAGAAATTCAATATGGATTTAAACACGGCTATCCACCGGGCATGAGATTGAGCAAGGTTTTTAAGGCTAAGGTTAAGGAATGGCAAAGGTTGCCATATGTGGGTCCTTATGAGGAGATCGGAGAAAAGAAGAGGACTAAGACAGGAATAATGGGATTAGAGAAACGGGCAGTTGCAATTGTTCATGAATTCTTGAGTTTGACAGTGGAGAGGATGGTGGAGGTGGAGACGATCAGCCATTTCCGGAAATCTTTCGCCATTGATTTGAATATAAGGGATTTGTTCCTCGACCACCCAGggatattttatttgtcaaCCAAGGGAAAAAGACACACTGTTTTTCTAAGAGAAGCATATGAAAGGGGCCATTTAATTGACCCAAATCCAGTTTATAATATGAGGAGAAAGCTTCTAGATCTTGTTATGCTGGGACGCCGAGGTATGCTTAATAATGCATCAACGTCAGTGGAAATTTGGCAGACCAAGAAGCCTTGCTTGCAAGATGGGAGCAGAGAATAA
- the LOC18609054 gene encoding E3 ubiquitin-protein ligase RNF38 yields MSSGANNNTPFWPTWRSGHDYGAYAPTNSNDPNRIEPIFRHSLPFQATADASRGSRDPWQMPEERVTTRPFSLSGFPDLPRTRTPVQIVWLDNVPARAVNPRFSGPLQRFTVQQVQLPASPAQQEDSRSARDEQSNALSKLKKEIYNPIPKQMTRRLSMYYRDQNRSNLYNEKEREKDEDGKRCAICLEDFEPREQVMLTPCDHMFHEECIVPWVKSHGQCPVCRFVLSERIRQNASSISNNNASNVAATDLFAGELISIIRAMEEAFLWGNSH; encoded by the exons ATGAGCAGTGGCGCCAATAATAACACACCATTTTGGCCGACTTGGCGATCTGGACATGACTATGGTGCCTATGCTCCTACCAACAGCAATGATCCGAACCGCATCGAGCCTATTTTTCGTCATTCCCTTCCCTTCCAAGCCACTGCA GATGCCAGTAGAGGTTCAAGGGACCCTTGGCAGATGCCAGAGGAGAGAGTGACAACACGACCTTTCAGCTTGTCAGG TTTCCCAGATCTTCCACGTACTCGTACTCCAGTGCAAATTGTATGGCTTGACAATGTCCCAGCAAGGGCGGTAAATCCCAGGTTCTCAGGACCCCTTCAAAGGTTCACAGTCCAGCAAGTACAGCTCCCAGCTTCCCCTGCCCAACAAGAAGATTCCAGATCGGCTCGAGACGAGCAAAGCAATGCTTTAAGTAAGCTGAAGAAGGAAATTTACAATCCTATCCCCAAGCAGATGACAAGGAGGTTAAGCATGTACTACAGGGATCAAAACAGAAGCAACTTGTATAAtgagaaggaaagagagaaagacgAGGATGGGAAGAGGTGTGCAATTTGCTTGGAAGATTTTGAGCCTAGAGAGCAAGTCATGCTCACTCCATGTGACCATATGTTCCATGAGGAATGCATCGTCCCATGGGTGAAGAGTCATGGCCAATGTCCAGTCTGCAGATTTGTGCTTAGCGAGCGCATTAGACAGAATGCATCTTCTATAAGCAATAACAACGCCTCAAATGTAGCTGCAACTGACCTATTTGCAGGAGAGTTGATCTCGATTATAAGGGCAATGGAGGAGGCTTTCCTATGGGGCAATTCCCATTGA